Proteins from a genomic interval of Pseudoruegeria sp. SHC-113:
- a CDS encoding NAD(P)H-dependent oxidoreductase subunit E yields the protein MALDQQKPGIWKSGKGKGRVTPKGRQLEDAAWEEVRALLGDRPRRRDLLIEHLHLIQDRFGHLSAAHLRALAEEMRLSQAEVYEVATFYAHFDVVKEGEAPPPALTIRVCDSLSCELAGAEALRAALEDGLDPAEVRVVRAPCMGRCDTAPVLELGHNHIDHATPEKVQAAIKAGETHAHVPDYEGLAAYQAKGGYGALTRCRAGEVTPEEARDRVLASGLRGLGGAGFPAGKKFDFVRLAEGPKYLCVNGDEGEPGTFKDRYYLERMPHLFLEGMLLTAWGIGADRCYIYMRDEYPAVLEILRREIAVLVAAGIAEPGYIELRRGAGAYICGEESAMIESIEGKRGLPRHRPPYVAQVGLFGRPTLVHNVETLHWIARIAHEGPEILSGVEKNGRSGLRSYSVSGRVAKPGVYLLPAGSTITDIIAEAGGMAEGHSFMAYQPGGPSSGLLPASMDDVPLDFDTLQPHGTFIGSAAVVVLSDKDSARDAALNMLRFFEDESCGQCTPCRVGCEKAVKLMQAEHWDQPLLEELCTAMADASICGLGQAAPNPIRLVMKHFGHEV from the coding sequence ATGGCGCTGGATCAGCAGAAACCGGGGATCTGGAAATCGGGCAAGGGCAAGGGGCGTGTGACGCCGAAGGGCCGCCAGCTTGAGGATGCCGCCTGGGAGGAGGTCCGGGCGCTTCTCGGGGATCGCCCCCGTCGGCGTGACTTGCTGATTGAGCATTTGCACCTGATTCAGGATCGCTTCGGGCATCTTTCGGCGGCCCACCTGCGGGCGCTGGCCGAGGAAATGCGCCTGAGTCAGGCCGAGGTTTACGAAGTCGCAACCTTCTACGCCCATTTTGACGTGGTGAAGGAAGGCGAGGCGCCGCCGCCTGCGCTCACCATCCGGGTCTGTGACTCGCTTTCCTGCGAGCTGGCCGGGGCCGAAGCTCTGCGTGCCGCGTTGGAGGACGGTCTTGATCCGGCGGAGGTGCGCGTGGTGCGTGCGCCCTGCATGGGGCGGTGCGATACGGCACCGGTGCTGGAACTGGGGCACAATCATATCGATCACGCAACGCCGGAGAAGGTGCAGGCGGCGATCAAGGCTGGGGAGACCCATGCCCATGTGCCCGATTACGAAGGGCTTGCCGCTTATCAGGCTAAAGGCGGCTATGGTGCCCTAACCCGTTGCCGGGCAGGCGAGGTGACGCCGGAGGAGGCGCGCGATCGTGTGCTGGCCTCGGGCCTCCGCGGGCTCGGTGGCGCGGGCTTTCCCGCGGGCAAGAAATTCGATTTCGTGCGCCTTGCGGAAGGGCCGAAGTATCTGTGCGTGAACGGGGATGAAGGCGAGCCGGGCACCTTCAAGGACCGCTATTACCTCGAGCGCATGCCGCATCTGTTCCTCGAGGGCATGCTGCTCACAGCCTGGGGCATCGGCGCGGACCGCTGCTATATCTACATGCGCGATGAATATCCGGCGGTTTTGGAGATCCTGCGCCGGGAGATCGCTGTTTTGGTGGCCGCAGGGATTGCTGAGCCCGGCTATATCGAACTGCGCCGGGGGGCCGGGGCCTATATCTGCGGCGAGGAAAGCGCGATGATCGAATCGATCGAGGGTAAGCGCGGCCTGCCGCGCCATCGCCCGCCCTATGTGGCGCAAGTGGGCCTCTTTGGCCGCCCGACGCTCGTGCACAATGTCGAAACGCTGCATTGGATCGCGCGCATTGCCCATGAGGGCCCTGAGATCCTTTCGGGCGTGGAAAAGAACGGCCGTTCAGGGCTGCGCAGCTATTCCGTTTCGGGCCGCGTGGCCAAGCCGGGCGTTTACCTGCTGCCGGCAGGCTCTACCATCACCGACATCATCGCGGAAGCCGGTGGCATGGCGGAGGGGCATAGCTTCATGGCCTACCAGCCCGGTGGGCCGTCCTCGGGGCTTCTGCCGGCGTCGATGGACGACGTTCCGCTGGATTTTGACACGCTCCAGCCCCACGGCACCTTCATCGGCTCAGCCGCCGTTGTGGTGCTGTCAGACAAGGACAGCGCGCGGGATGCGGCACTGAACATGCTGCGCTTCTTCGAAGATGAAAGCTGCGGGCAATGCACGCCCTGCCGGGTGGGCTGCGAGAAAGCGGTGAAGCTGATGCAGGCGGAACATTGGGATCAGCCGCTGCTGGAAGAGCTGTGCACCGCCATGGCGGATGCCTCCATCTGCGGCCTCGGGCAGGCCGCGCCCAACCCGATCCGGCTGGTGATGAAACACTTCGGCCACGAAGTCTGA
- a CDS encoding alkane 1-monooxygenase has protein sequence MRPRQSYFTLATLAPVALLAGATLFGGVWIALALAYLTLFTAALDMIIAQGEDPNAPASEFPAADKLLICLGVAHFALLGLAVHALSGAATFSPLGRAGLFLAFVLYFGQVSNSAAHELIHRTQRLPFRLGKWIYISLLFGHHTSAHRLVHHRWVGCDEDPNTPALGESFYAFVPRAWVGSFTAGYEMERGRLSGQPPLLRMLRNPYATYVAGGLAFCGMALLIGGLAGLFTYLPLAFFSQMQLLQSDYVQHYGLRRARDADGEPLPVSALESWNSPHWASGLLMLHAPRHSDHHMHPATQYPALTLPPAEAAPMLPYPLPVMAALALAPRRFRRLMDTRAKAWHARSAEMPS, from the coding sequence ATGCGGCCCCGGCAGAGCTACTTCACCCTCGCCACCCTCGCCCCGGTGGCCCTTCTGGCAGGTGCCACGCTATTTGGCGGTGTCTGGATCGCGCTGGCGCTGGCCTATCTAACCCTCTTCACCGCTGCGCTGGATATGATCATTGCACAAGGGGAGGATCCCAATGCGCCGGCCAGTGAATTCCCCGCCGCCGACAAGCTTCTGATCTGCCTTGGAGTCGCCCATTTCGCGCTGCTCGGGCTGGCCGTCCATGCGCTCTCAGGAGCTGCCACCTTCAGCCCCTTGGGCAGGGCCGGGCTGTTCCTCGCCTTCGTGCTCTACTTCGGACAGGTCAGCAATTCGGCGGCGCATGAGCTGATCCACCGCACGCAGAGGCTGCCGTTTCGACTGGGCAAGTGGATCTATATCTCTCTGCTCTTCGGCCACCACACCTCCGCGCACCGGCTGGTACACCATCGCTGGGTCGGCTGTGACGAGGACCCGAACACGCCCGCGCTTGGCGAGAGCTTCTACGCCTTTGTGCCCCGCGCCTGGGTGGGATCTTTCACGGCCGGCTATGAAATGGAACGCGGACGGCTCTCCGGGCAGCCGCCCCTGTTGCGCATGTTGCGCAATCCCTATGCCACCTATGTGGCCGGCGGACTCGCGTTCTGCGGGATGGCGCTGCTAATCGGCGGCCTGGCCGGGCTGTTCACCTACCTGCCGCTGGCCTTTTTCTCGCAGATGCAGTTGCTGCAATCGGACTACGTCCAACACTACGGGCTGCGTCGCGCCCGGGATGCCGACGGCGAGCCCCTGCCCGTCTCCGCACTGGAAAGCTGGAACAGCCCACATTGGGCCTCGGGCCTTCTCATGCTGCACGCCCCGCGCCACAGTGATCACCACATGCACCCCGCGACGCAATACCCGGCACTCACGCTGCCGCCTGCCGAGGCCGCTCCAATGCTGCCCTACCCCCTGCCCGTGATGGCCGCGCTGGCGCTCGCCCCGCGCCGCTTCCGTCGCCTGATGGACACCCGCGCCAAGGCCTGGCACGCCCGCTCGGCGGAAATGCCGTCATGA
- a CDS encoding phosphotransferase, whose protein sequence is MPIALNPLQAAVQSHLAHSKARVARIDVDGEVIWVKRKQPERLRRRLTKGDSAKAFEAERSALHELADKGAPVPKILCEGADFMALSDSGISLHEMLRKEARGQEERVQAYAEAARALAALHGKGLSHGRPAPRDICWKDGRITFLDLERYAPSRNTVKGHRNDLVIFLYNVFATVGRDCPEAHAAAESYRAQDPGGIWQAAEGLCSRLRWVAPLSRPLQMRAGKKSWEFKAIPLTLDLFSPAKPA, encoded by the coding sequence ATGCCCATTGCCCTGAACCCTTTGCAGGCTGCCGTGCAGTCCCACCTGGCCCACAGCAAGGCGCGCGTGGCGCGCATCGACGTGGACGGCGAGGTGATCTGGGTCAAGCGCAAACAGCCTGAGCGGCTGCGGCGCAGGCTCACCAAGGGCGACAGCGCCAAGGCTTTCGAGGCCGAGCGCAGCGCGTTGCATGAACTGGCGGACAAGGGGGCTCCGGTTCCGAAGATCCTCTGCGAAGGTGCTGATTTCATGGCGCTTTCGGATTCCGGCATCAGCCTACACGAGATGCTCCGCAAGGAAGCGCGCGGGCAAGAAGAGCGGGTGCAAGCCTATGCGGAAGCCGCGCGGGCGCTGGCCGCGTTACACGGCAAGGGCCTGAGCCATGGCCGCCCCGCCCCGCGCGACATCTGCTGGAAGGACGGGCGCATCACCTTCCTCGATCTGGAGCGCTACGCCCCCAGCCGCAACACCGTCAAGGGCCACCGCAACGATCTGGTGATCTTCCTTTACAACGTATTTGCCACCGTGGGCCGGGATTGCCCCGAGGCCCACGCCGCAGCCGAAAGCTACCGCGCACAGGATCCGGGCGGGATCTGGCAGGCGGCGGAAGGCCTATGCAGCCGCTTGCGCTGGGTCGCCCCCCTAAGCCGCCCCCTGCAGATGCGCGCAGGGAAGAAAAGCTGGGAGTTCAAGGCGATACCGCTCACGCTTGATCTATTCAGCCCGGCGAAACCTGCGTGA
- a CDS encoding inner membrane-spanning protein YciB — translation MSETGNDTGSEKSVHPFVKMALELGPIAAFFIGYVRLKDQMFTIGGTEYEGFIVVTAAFIPLLLACTGVLWALTGKLSKMQIVTAVLVVAFGGMSVWFNDERFFKMKPTIIYLLFGGVLGFGLLRGQSYLRSVMEEALPMQEEGWMILTRRLCAFFFGLAVLNEVIWRTMSTDAWVNFKTFGLTAAVFAFFMTQSKLFQTYALEEDSGE, via the coding sequence ATGAGCGAGACAGGCAACGACACCGGTTCTGAAAAGAGCGTGCACCCTTTCGTCAAGATGGCGCTGGAGCTTGGCCCCATCGCGGCTTTCTTCATCGGCTACGTCCGCCTGAAGGATCAGATGTTCACCATCGGGGGCACGGAATACGAAGGCTTTATCGTGGTGACGGCGGCTTTCATTCCCTTGTTGCTGGCCTGCACGGGCGTGCTTTGGGCGCTGACCGGCAAGCTTTCCAAGATGCAGATCGTCACGGCCGTTCTGGTGGTGGCTTTCGGTGGCATGTCCGTCTGGTTCAATGATGAGCGCTTTTTCAAGATGAAGCCGACGATCATCTACCTGCTCTTCGGCGGTGTGCTGGGCTTTGGCCTTCTGCGCGGCCAGAGCTACTTGCGCAGCGTTATGGAAGAGGCGCTGCCGATGCAAGAGGAGGGCTGGATGATCCTCACCCGCCGCCTCTGCGCCTTCTTCTTCGGGCTCGCGGTGCTGAACGAGGTGATCTGGCGCACGATGAGCACCGATGCCTGGGTCAACTTCAAGACCTTCGGCCTCACGGCGGCTGTCTTTGCCTTCTTCATGACCCAGAGCAAGCTGTTCCAGACCTACGCCCTAGAGGAAGACAGCGGGGAGTAA
- the ftsY gene encoding signal recognition particle-docking protein FtsY, with amino-acid sequence MSFFKKLKSKMFKSSSKLEEGLDAIVEDGGAEEAVDMVPEAPVEAAPAPTPVEPTRPPAPAPVPPAAKAEPAPEPAKTEAPKPEAPKPESAGLLGRLMGGERKTVVRRELDDEMLESLEELLISTDMGVDTALRVTANMAEGRYGKRLSTEEIKRLLADEITRIMEPVAKPMPLYAKRPQVVLVVGVNGSGKTTTIGKLASQFKAAGKSVVIAAGDTFRAAAVEQLQVWGERAGVPVLTAPEGSDPASLAFDALKKAQQDGADLLMIDTAGRLQNRADLMEELAKIVRVIRKVDDTAPHNTLLVLDATTGQNALSQVETFQKLADVSGLVMTKLDGTARGGVLVALADKFGLPIHAIGVGEQIDDLAPFDPEDYARALTGLDA; translated from the coding sequence ATGTCCTTCTTCAAGAAACTCAAAAGCAAGATGTTCAAATCCTCCTCGAAGCTCGAGGAAGGCCTGGACGCAATTGTCGAGGACGGCGGCGCGGAGGAAGCCGTGGACATGGTGCCCGAAGCGCCTGTGGAAGCCGCACCTGCGCCGACCCCGGTTGAGCCCACGCGCCCGCCGGCACCCGCGCCTGTGCCGCCCGCCGCCAAGGCAGAACCGGCTCCGGAACCCGCAAAAACCGAGGCCCCCAAGCCCGAAGCCCCGAAACCCGAAAGCGCGGGCCTGCTGGGCCGCCTCATGGGCGGGGAGCGCAAGACGGTGGTGCGCCGCGAGCTCGACGACGAGATGCTCGAAAGCCTCGAAGAGCTGCTGATCAGCACCGATATGGGGGTGGACACCGCCCTGCGCGTCACCGCGAACATGGCCGAAGGGCGCTACGGCAAGCGGCTCTCCACCGAGGAGATCAAGCGCCTGCTCGCCGATGAAATCACCCGCATCATGGAGCCCGTCGCCAAGCCCATGCCGCTTTACGCCAAGCGCCCGCAGGTGGTGCTGGTGGTCGGCGTAAACGGCTCCGGCAAGACAACGACGATCGGCAAGCTCGCAAGCCAGTTCAAGGCGGCTGGGAAATCGGTAGTCATCGCCGCTGGCGATACCTTCCGCGCGGCGGCCGTGGAGCAACTGCAAGTCTGGGGCGAGCGCGCCGGCGTGCCGGTGCTGACCGCGCCCGAAGGTTCCGATCCGGCGAGCCTTGCCTTTGATGCGCTGAAGAAGGCGCAGCAGGACGGCGCGGATCTTCTGATGATCGACACCGCCGGCCGCCTGCAGAACCGCGCCGACCTGATGGAAGAGCTGGCCAAGATCGTCCGCGTGATCCGCAAGGTGGACGACACCGCCCCCCACAACACCCTGCTCGTACTCGATGCCACCACAGGCCAGAATGCGCTTTCGCAGGTGGAAACCTTCCAGAAGCTCGCCGATGTCTCGGGCCTCGTGATGACGAAACTCGACGGCACCGCGCGCGGTGGCGTTCTCGTTGCGCTGGCGGATAAATTCGGCCTGCCGATCCACGCCATCGGCGTTGGCGAGCAGATCGACGATCTCGCCCCCTTTGATCCCGAGGACTACGCCCGCGCGCTCACGGGGCTTGATGCCTGA
- a CDS encoding DMT family transporter produces the protein MTEWLLSIEGTEAARPVALGLALLAAFLHAVFGALQKGRHDPWLSRGAIDFCYGAMAAPLALFVVPWPEPHMWPIFAWAFVIHLIYKILQAKTYTLGAYTVVYPVVRGTGPLFAVIGAGLIFHESFSPVQWLGVAVLLAGIYGFAVYNLKFTVVNRENLPLALMFAVITGLFVALYTTYDAYGIRATANPFTFLAWFFFIDGLAMPIYAAWRWKHMEDRPTLGPLFKRGMLGAFVAYFSFGSIMLATRIDSVGQAAVLRETSTLFAALIGWLVLKESVGPRRLALMGLIALGAVIVEFGG, from the coding sequence ATGACAGAGTGGCTCCTTTCCATCGAAGGCACCGAGGCCGCGCGGCCCGTGGCCCTTGGCCTTGCCCTTCTGGCCGCCTTCCTGCACGCCGTCTTCGGCGCGCTGCAGAAGGGCCGCCACGATCCGTGGCTGTCGCGCGGGGCGATTGATTTCTGCTACGGGGCCATGGCCGCGCCGCTCGCGCTTTTCGTCGTGCCCTGGCCCGAACCGCACATGTGGCCGATCTTCGCCTGGGCCTTCGTGATCCACCTGATCTACAAGATCCTGCAGGCCAAGACCTATACGCTCGGGGCCTATACGGTCGTCTACCCGGTGGTACGCGGCACGGGGCCGCTGTTTGCGGTGATCGGCGCGGGGCTGATCTTTCACGAAAGTTTTTCGCCGGTGCAATGGCTGGGCGTCGCCGTGCTGCTGGCCGGGATCTACGGCTTTGCCGTCTACAACCTGAAATTCACCGTGGTGAACCGCGAAAACCTGCCGCTTGCGCTCATGTTCGCGGTGATCACCGGCCTTTTCGTGGCGCTCTACACCACCTATGACGCCTACGGCATTCGCGCCACGGCCAACCCGTTTACCTTCCTTGCATGGTTCTTCTTTATCGACGGGCTGGCCATGCCCATCTATGCCGCATGGCGCTGGAAACACATGGAAGATCGCCCCACGCTGGGGCCGCTGTTCAAACGCGGGATGCTCGGCGCTTTCGTGGCCTATTTCAGCTTCGGCTCGATCATGCTGGCCACAAGGATCGACTCTGTCGGGCAGGCCGCCGTGCTGCGCGAAACCAGTACGCTCTTTGCTGCACTGATTGGCTGGCTCGTGCTGAAAGAAAGCGTCGGCCCCCGGCGGCTGGCGCTTATGGGGTTGATTGCGCTGGGCGCGGTGATAGTTGAATTTGGCGGATAG
- a CDS encoding lysoplasmalogenase, with translation MPLFALLGGIALAGLYLPWLDRAPSVMRSLLKTLPVAVFALGSLIAGAPLLAAALAASALGDLALSRDGERAFLAGMGAFALGHLLYIANILQLSGNANPFFFEWAAIPFLLLAASTEIWLRPHTGALLWPVRLYVVIITAMGVLALSEPDAPLIALGAASFVLSDLLLAIFIFRLAEDHPARKSVSLAVWITYITAQALLAEGLLTQVSPG, from the coding sequence ATGCCGCTCTTTGCCCTGCTTGGCGGGATCGCATTGGCGGGCCTCTACCTGCCTTGGCTGGACCGCGCACCTTCTGTGATGCGGAGCCTGCTTAAGACGCTGCCCGTTGCGGTTTTCGCACTCGGTTCCCTGATCGCTGGTGCACCACTGCTCGCAGCCGCCCTTGCGGCCAGCGCGCTGGGCGATCTCGCGCTGTCCCGCGACGGCGAGCGGGCGTTTCTGGCCGGGATGGGAGCCTTTGCCCTTGGGCACCTCTTGTACATTGCGAACATTCTGCAGCTTTCAGGAAACGCCAACCCCTTTTTTTTCGAATGGGCTGCTATCCCTTTCCTGCTTTTGGCGGCCTCGACCGAGATTTGGCTGCGCCCCCACACCGGGGCTCTCCTCTGGCCCGTGCGTCTCTATGTGGTCATCATCACGGCGATGGGGGTTCTGGCCCTTTCCGAGCCGGATGCACCACTGATTGCGCTGGGCGCGGCAAGTTTCGTGCTGTCCGATCTGCTGCTGGCGATCTTCATCTTCCGGCTCGCCGAGGATCACCCGGCGCGTAAAAGCGTGAGCCTTGCGGTCTGGATCACCTACATCACTGCGCAGGCGCTCCTTGCAGAAGGGCTTCTCACGCAGGTTTCGCCGGGCTGA
- a CDS encoding TIGR02281 family clan AA aspartic protease, translating into MSGEQIGTAFYLVLLGCALVLWFFAQNRASKGKVLQQALVWVLIFVGAIAAVGLWGDIRREVMPQQSFIEGSGEITLPRAPDGHFYAALDVNGQAIRFVVDTGATNVVLNQRDAARVGLDPEALAYVNAANTANGIVRTARVTLDDVLFGDIPDQNVTAYVNQGEMSQSLLGMSYLQRFETIQITGDELRLIR; encoded by the coding sequence ATGAGCGGCGAACAGATCGGCACCGCCTTTTACCTTGTCCTGCTGGGCTGCGCCCTTGTGCTGTGGTTCTTTGCCCAGAACCGCGCCAGCAAGGGCAAGGTGCTGCAGCAGGCGCTTGTCTGGGTGTTGATCTTCGTGGGCGCCATCGCCGCCGTTGGCCTCTGGGGCGACATCCGCCGCGAGGTGATGCCGCAGCAGAGCTTCATCGAGGGCAGCGGCGAGATCACCCTGCCCCGCGCGCCGGATGGGCATTTCTACGCGGCTCTCGACGTCAACGGGCAAGCGATCCGCTTCGTGGTGGACACGGGCGCGACGAATGTGGTGCTGAACCAACGCGACGCGGCGCGGGTCGGGCTGGACCCGGAGGCGCTGGCCTATGTCAACGCCGCCAACACCGCCAACGGCATCGTGCGCACCGCCCGCGTGACGCTGGATGACGTGCTCTTTGGCGACATCCCCGATCAAAACGTGACCGCCTATGTGAATCAGGGCGAGATGTCCCAGTCGCTTCTGGGAATGAGCTACCTGCAGCGCTTTGAAACGATCCAGATCACCGGCGACGAGCTGCGGCTGATCCGCTGA
- a CDS encoding glutathione S-transferase N-terminal domain-containing protein — MQDPIDLYFWPTPNGWKISIALEEMALPYTLHLINIGKGDQFAPEFLKIAPNNRMPAIVDPQGPDGAPVSLFESGAILQYLARKTGQFYGESERDRLSVDQWLMWQMGGLGPMAGQAHHFLKYAPAMEPPQDLPYAKERYRNEVARLYGVLDRQLAQNEYVAGDFYSIADMAIWGWASLWEGQQQTLDDKPHMARWLATCSARPGVQAGRALAAELRGDFRQEKGAQDVLFGKQR; from the coding sequence ATGCAAGACCCGATCGATCTTTACTTCTGGCCCACGCCCAACGGCTGGAAGATCTCCATCGCGCTGGAAGAGATGGCGCTGCCCTACACGCTGCACCTCATCAACATCGGCAAGGGCGATCAGTTCGCGCCGGAGTTCCTGAAGATCGCGCCCAACAACCGGATGCCCGCCATCGTCGATCCGCAAGGCCCCGATGGCGCGCCTGTCTCGCTGTTTGAGAGCGGGGCGATCCTGCAATACCTCGCCCGCAAGACGGGGCAATTCTACGGCGAGAGCGAACGCGACAGGCTCAGCGTCGATCAATGGCTGATGTGGCAGATGGGCGGGCTAGGGCCGATGGCCGGGCAAGCGCATCACTTCCTGAAATACGCCCCCGCGATGGAGCCGCCGCAGGATCTTCCCTATGCCAAGGAGCGCTACCGCAATGAGGTCGCGCGGCTTTATGGAGTGCTCGATCGACAGTTGGCGCAGAATGAATACGTGGCCGGCGATTTCTACTCCATCGCCGATATGGCGATCTGGGGCTGGGCCTCGCTCTGGGAAGGCCAGCAGCAGACTTTGGATGACAAGCCCCATATGGCGCGCTGGCTTGCCACCTGCAGCGCCCGCCCCGGCGTGCAGGCCGGCCGTGCGTTGGCGGCGGAACTGCGAGGCGATTTCCGGCAGGAGAAAGGCGCGCAGGACGTGCTGTTTGGCAAGCAGCGCTAA